From Plutella xylostella chromosome 23, ilPluXylo3.1, whole genome shotgun sequence:
ATAATAttgaagtaaaattttataaaaacaaaatcaacttTTCCACACCATGACAATtcgaaaataaattagttttcaCTTACAACAACTCGTGTGATCTGTCAAATTTGTCATTGTGGCTGggataaattaaaaacctaAGAATAAGGAATTCATTGTTTCTGCAGCTTTTAGACTTTTAGAGAGAATAGGTATAGTTAGCAAAAGTGATTAATCCACAGGGGTGGATTAGTTAGAAAAGTCACTATTATTAGATAATAACATACACAACttagatattataaaaaaacggTACAACTGGCTAAAACCAAAGTTTCCATTTCCGTTTTATTGGCAAACCGGtgtgaaaaataaattatctacGGTCTCGTTAATTTTGTTTCCTATGTTTTTCTTCATGTTACCAATGAAAATACGGATCTGCATACTTTGGACCAATCATGTGCCTATTATACAACAACAAccaatcaaaatatttttatttccatttccTCAGGCAAGGTTGTGTTTTTAGTTTCTAATCTGTGTAcaccataaaatatttatactatcctcagaataataacggtcTCTTGCTTAGCTCTTTGTAGCTCCGAAAAATCTTTAGGTACTATACCACAGTGTGAACTCCGCATGATTCACACTCCCATTAGGTACCCTATGTTTGATTTGGTCACCGTGGAGAATGTGAAAGAGCATTATAAAAGAAAGTAAACTCACAGATAAATATCGTATTcatttgtttacttttgttttgacATTCTCAAAAAATGTGACAGCTGGCTCTGGCTGGCTGGCTGTTTTCTTTGATTGACCTgtgaatttaatattatttgtgttgattatttactatttttaaatgaattttaCTCGGAATATATTTAAAACCTTCAGTAACACCTCGATTTATTTCGGACGTAATTTTTCTACTGGTAAGTTGTCTTATTGaaaaactattttgaggttattattcaaaataataacctCAATACATAATAACCTAAATACATTCGTACAtctattaagtaagtaaataattaattaaataagtccTTATAAACCGTTGTAACGATATAATCAAAGCTATAAACCTTTTTCCcttagattattttttttcattaattttttcAGGCATCACACTTCACCGCAACCCAATGAGCGGTATAATCAGGGATGGCGCTAAGCGCATAGTCTGGGTAGACCTAGAGATGACGGGTCTAGACATAGACAAGGACCACATATTGGAGATAGCATGCCTAGTCACTGATGCCCAGCTTAATGTCATTGCTACAGGTCCCAATCTGATAATTCATCAACCAGACGAGGTTCTAGATTCTATGAACCAATGGTGCATCACACAGCATGGTGAGGTActtatttttcttcatttattatcTTGTGAACTTAAGCTgtgtatgtttattatgatttatttactatacttTGAGCCTTATGCCCTTGATTAGGGGTAGCATCAGATTTTTATGTGATGATgctttttatataattataatttaaatggaAATTAATTGATTGAAAGGAAGAGCTAAAGTATGCAGCTatgtattatacaaatatacatatttctGTATAAATACAGTTAGAAAAaccttttatttcattacagaGTGGACTGACGGAGGCTAGCCGAAAATCTAAGGTCAG
This genomic window contains:
- the LOC105384730 gene encoding probable oligoribonuclease; this translates as MNFTRNIFKTFSNTSIYFGRNFSTGITLHRNPMSGIIRDGAKRIVWVDLEMTGLDIDKDHILEIACLVTDAQLNVIATGPNLIIHQPDEVLDSMNQWCITQHGESGLTEASRKSKVSLKDAESQVLSFVQKHAPENKCPLGGNSVYMDRLFLRKHMPKFDSYMHYRIIDVSTVKELAKRWFQSEFSRLPPKQFQHRTMSDILESIEELKYYREHIFKNKDDDKVDK